From Streptomyces sp. CMB-StM0423, a single genomic window includes:
- the aceB gene encoding malate synthase A, which yields MSAVVAAAEPAPRQDEVLTGAALAFLGELHRRFTPRRDELLVRRAERRAGIARTAALDFLPGTAAVRADRTWRVAPAPAALADRRVEITGPTDRKMTINALNSGARVWLADFEDASAPTWENVIGGQANLTDAYERRIDFTDPASGKSYALRPAAELATVVTRPRGWHLDERHLTVDGRPVPGALVDFGLYFFHNARRLLDLGKGPYFYLPKTESHLEARLWNEVFVFAQDYCGIPQGTVRATVLIETITAAYEMEEILYELRDHASGLNAGRWDYLFSIVKNFRDGGAKFVLPDRNAVTMTAPFMRAYTELLVRTCHKRGAHAIGGMAAFIPSRRDPEVNKVAFEKVKADKDREAHDGFDGSWVAHPDLVPIAMESFDAVLGERPHQKDRLREDVSVAAADLIAVDSLDARPTYPGLVNAVQVGIRYIEAWLRGMGAVAIFNLMEDAATAEISRSQIWQWINAGVVFDDGRAVTEEMVRRIAADELAGIRAELGAEAFAAGRWQQAHDLLLQVSLDADYADFLTLPAYELLD from the coding sequence ATGTCCGCAGTCGTCGCCGCCGCCGAGCCCGCGCCCCGCCAGGACGAGGTCCTCACCGGCGCCGCCCTCGCCTTCCTCGGCGAACTCCACCGCCGGTTCACCCCCCGCCGCGACGAACTCCTCGTCCGCCGCGCCGAGCGCCGCGCCGGCATCGCGCGCACCGCCGCCCTCGACTTCCTCCCCGGGACCGCGGCCGTCCGCGCCGACCGCACCTGGCGCGTCGCCCCCGCCCCGGCCGCGCTGGCGGACCGCCGGGTGGAGATCACCGGCCCCACCGACCGCAAGATGACGATCAACGCCCTCAACTCCGGCGCCAGGGTGTGGCTCGCCGACTTCGAGGACGCCTCCGCGCCCACGTGGGAGAACGTCATCGGCGGCCAGGCCAACCTCACCGACGCCTACGAGCGCCGCATCGACTTCACCGACCCCGCCTCCGGCAAGTCCTACGCCCTCAGGCCCGCCGCGGAGCTGGCGACCGTCGTCACCCGGCCCCGCGGCTGGCACCTGGACGAGCGCCACCTGACCGTCGACGGCCGCCCCGTGCCCGGCGCGCTGGTCGACTTCGGGCTCTACTTCTTCCACAACGCCCGGCGGCTGCTCGACCTCGGCAAGGGCCCGTACTTCTACCTGCCGAAGACCGAGTCGCACCTCGAAGCGCGCCTGTGGAACGAGGTGTTCGTCTTCGCCCAGGACTACTGCGGCATCCCGCAGGGCACCGTGCGGGCCACCGTCCTGATCGAGACCATCACCGCGGCGTACGAGATGGAGGAGATCCTCTACGAGCTGCGCGACCACGCCTCCGGCCTCAACGCCGGCCGCTGGGACTACCTCTTCTCGATCGTGAAGAACTTCCGCGACGGCGGCGCGAAGTTCGTGCTCCCCGACCGCAACGCGGTCACGATGACGGCCCCGTTCATGCGCGCGTACACCGAACTCCTCGTCCGCACCTGCCACAAGCGCGGCGCCCACGCCATCGGCGGCATGGCCGCCTTCATCCCCTCCCGGCGGGACCCCGAGGTCAACAAGGTGGCGTTCGAGAAGGTCAAGGCGGACAAGGACCGCGAGGCGCACGACGGCTTCGACGGCTCCTGGGTCGCGCACCCGGACCTGGTGCCCATCGCCATGGAGTCGTTCGACGCGGTGCTCGGGGAGCGGCCGCACCAGAAGGACCGGCTGCGCGAGGACGTCTCCGTGGCCGCCGCCGACCTGATCGCCGTCGACTCCCTGGACGCGCGGCCGACGTACCCGGGTCTTGTCAACGCCGTGCAGGTGGGCATCCGTTACATCGAGGCGTGGCTGCGGGGCATGGGCGCCGTGGCCATCTTCAACCTCATGGAGGACGCCGCCACCGCGGAGATCTCGCGGTCGCAGATCTGGCAGTGGATCAACGCGGGCGTCGTCTTCGACGACGGCCGGGCGGTGACGGAGGAGATGGTGCGGCGGATCGCGGCGGACGAACTCGCGGGCATCCGCGCGGAGCTGGGGGCGGAGGCGTTCGCGGCGGGGCGGTGGCAGCAGGCGCACGACCTGCTGCTGCAGGTGTCGCTGGACGCGGACTACGCGGACTTCCTGACGCTGCCGGCGTACGAACTGCTGGACTGA
- a CDS encoding SIS domain-containing protein, with protein MTDETHDSPDSPGPGGASAAARAAVAGRFRGLLDDLDRTSGTAVADAATLILDAVAAGGLVYAAGAGHSLAMVCETFYRAGGLACVRPVWDPEILPLNGATASTAAERRPGSGRATVERVQPGPQDVVVVFSTSGRNPYPVEIAQECMARGVPVVAVTSMPASASATARSSTRLADHATVVLDTRVPPGDVVHPQESPRTAAVSTVLGAYTWALLLAELDERAAERGVELPRWVSANVPGGDEANRRNLTHYGDRIPEL; from the coding sequence ATGACCGACGAGACACACGACTCCCCCGACTCCCCCGGCCCCGGCGGTGCCTCCGCCGCCGCCCGCGCCGCCGTCGCCGGCCGCTTCCGCGGCCTGCTCGACGACCTCGACCGGACCTCGGGGACGGCGGTCGCGGACGCCGCCACGCTGATCCTGGACGCCGTCGCCGCGGGCGGCCTGGTGTACGCGGCCGGGGCCGGGCACTCGCTGGCGATGGTCTGCGAGACGTTCTACCGGGCGGGCGGGCTGGCCTGCGTACGGCCCGTGTGGGACCCGGAGATCCTGCCGCTGAACGGCGCGACGGCGAGCACCGCCGCGGAGCGGCGGCCGGGTTCGGGGCGGGCGACGGTGGAGCGGGTGCAGCCGGGTCCGCAGGACGTGGTGGTGGTCTTCTCCACCAGCGGCCGGAACCCGTATCCGGTGGAGATCGCGCAGGAGTGCATGGCGCGGGGAGTGCCGGTGGTGGCGGTGACGTCGATGCCGGCGTCGGCGAGCGCGACGGCGCGGTCGAGCACGCGACTGGCGGACCACGCGACGGTGGTGCTGGACACGCGGGTGCCGCCGGGCGACGTGGTGCACCCGCAGGAGTCGCCGCGCACGGCGGCGGTGTCGACGGTGCTGGGGGCGTACACGTGGGCGCTGCTGCTGGCGGAGCTGGACGAGCGGGCGGCGGAGCGGGGGGTGGAGCTGCCGCGGTGGGTGAGCGCGAACGTCCCGGGCGGCGACGAGGCGAACCGCCGCAACCTCACCCACTACGGAGACCGCATCCCGGAGCTGTAG
- a CDS encoding 8-oxoguanine deaminase, which translates to MAARRTVVENCAIATVDAAGTEYASGYVVVADNRIESVGAGPAPAGLAGVTRRIDAAGHLATPGLVNTHHHFYQWLTRGLAQDANLFDWLVALYPTWARIDEPMCHAAAQGSLAVLARGGVTTAMDHHYVYPRGAGDLSGAIIRAAGETGLRFTFARGSMDLGESSGGLPPDFAVETLDGALAGTEAVIDAYHDASYDAMVQVAAAPCSPFSISTELLREGAELGRRKGVRLHTHGSETVEEEKFCHERFGMGPTAYFESTGWLGDDVWMAHCVHMTDADIAAFARTRTGVAHCPSSNARLAAGIARVPDMLAAGIPVGLGVDGSASNESGELHTELRNALLINRLGAHREKALTARQALRLATYGGAEVLGRADAIGSLEPGKLADLVLWKLDGLAHASIADPVAALVLGAPAPVTLSLVDGKPVVEGGRLVTVDEEAVAGTTGKEARRLARLARGV; encoded by the coding sequence ATGGCAGCACGCCGCACCGTCGTCGAGAACTGCGCGATCGCCACCGTGGACGCGGCGGGCACGGAGTACGCCTCCGGGTACGTCGTCGTCGCGGACAACCGGATCGAGTCGGTGGGCGCGGGCCCGGCGCCGGCCGGGCTCGCCGGCGTCACGCGCCGGATCGACGCCGCCGGGCACCTGGCCACGCCCGGACTCGTCAACACCCACCACCACTTCTACCAGTGGCTCACCCGCGGACTCGCCCAGGACGCCAACCTCTTCGACTGGCTCGTCGCCCTCTACCCCACCTGGGCGCGCATCGACGAGCCGATGTGCCACGCGGCGGCGCAGGGGTCGCTGGCGGTGCTCGCGCGCGGCGGCGTGACCACGGCGATGGACCACCACTACGTCTACCCGCGCGGCGCGGGCGACCTCTCCGGCGCGATCATCCGCGCCGCGGGCGAGACGGGCCTGCGCTTCACCTTCGCCCGCGGCTCGATGGACCTCGGCGAGTCGTCCGGCGGCCTGCCGCCGGACTTCGCGGTCGAGACCCTGGACGGCGCGCTGGCGGGCACGGAGGCGGTCATCGACGCGTACCACGACGCGTCGTACGACGCGATGGTGCAGGTCGCGGCGGCGCCGTGCTCGCCGTTCTCCATCTCCACGGAACTGCTGCGCGAGGGCGCGGAACTGGGCCGCCGCAAGGGGGTACGGCTGCACACGCACGGCAGCGAGACGGTGGAGGAGGAGAAGTTCTGCCACGAGCGGTTCGGGATGGGCCCGACGGCCTACTTCGAGTCCACGGGGTGGCTGGGCGACGACGTGTGGATGGCCCACTGCGTCCACATGACCGACGCCGACATCGCCGCCTTCGCCCGTACGCGCACGGGCGTCGCCCACTGCCCCTCGTCCAACGCCCGCCTGGCGGCGGGCATCGCCCGGGTCCCGGACATGCTGGCGGCGGGCATCCCGGTGGGCCTGGGGGTGGACGGCAGCGCGTCGAACGAGTCCGGCGAACTCCACACGGAGCTGCGCAACGCGCTGCTGATCAACAGGCTGGGCGCACACCGGGAGAAGGCCCTGACGGCCCGCCAGGCTCTGCGCCTGGCCACGTACGGCGGCGCCGAAGTCCTGGGCCGAGCAGACGCGATCGGCTCGCTGGAGCCCGGCAAGCTGGCGGACCTGGTGCTGTGGAAACTCGACGGCCTGGCCCACGCGTCGATCGCGGACCCGGTGGCGGCCCTGGTCCTGGGCGCGCCCGCGCCGGTGACGCTGTCGCTGGTCGACGGAAAGCCGGTGGTGGAGGGGGGCCGCCTGGTGACGGTCGACGAGGAGGCGGTGGCGGGGACGACGGGGAAAGAGGCGAGGAGGCTGGCCCGGCTGGCGAGGGGCGTCTGA
- the pucL gene encoding factor-independent urate hydroxylase, whose product MADRPQPARAAVLGRNQYGKAETRVVKVTRDGDTHHVRDLNVSVALAGDMDEVHYSGTNTHVLPTDTTKNTVYAFAKRHGIESPEAFAIHLARHFTGTQEAIHRARIRVEEYAWERIDAPSRHSFVRGGRETRVAQVTYDGERFEVLGGLKDLVVMNTTASEFWGYAKDAYTTLQEDYDRILATEVSAWWRHGWTGAADAAGTEPPVWDESYEQTARHLLAAFAGTYSLSLQQSLYAMGARVVEHRPEIEEIRFSLPNKHHFRVDLEPFGLKNDAGDGAVYFAADRPYGLIEATVLRAGADARIPDDMTNL is encoded by the coding sequence ATGGCAGACCGCCCCCAGCCCGCGCGCGCCGCGGTGCTCGGCCGCAACCAGTACGGCAAGGCCGAGACCCGCGTCGTCAAGGTCACCCGCGACGGCGACACCCACCATGTCCGCGACCTCAACGTCTCGGTCGCGCTGGCCGGCGACATGGACGAGGTCCACTACTCCGGCACCAACACCCACGTGCTCCCCACCGACACCACCAAGAACACCGTCTACGCCTTCGCCAAGCGCCACGGCATCGAGTCCCCCGAGGCGTTCGCGATCCACCTCGCCCGGCACTTCACCGGCACCCAGGAGGCGATCCACCGCGCCCGCATCCGCGTCGAGGAGTACGCCTGGGAGCGGATCGACGCCCCCAGCCGGCACTCCTTCGTACGCGGCGGCCGGGAGACCCGCGTCGCCCAGGTGACCTACGACGGCGAGCGCTTCGAAGTCCTCGGCGGGCTCAAGGACCTGGTGGTCATGAACACCACGGCCTCGGAGTTCTGGGGCTACGCCAAGGACGCGTACACGACGCTCCAGGAGGACTACGACCGCATCCTCGCCACCGAGGTCTCCGCCTGGTGGCGGCACGGCTGGACCGGCGCCGCCGATGCCGCCGGCACCGAGCCGCCGGTGTGGGACGAGTCGTACGAGCAGACCGCGAGGCACCTCCTGGCCGCCTTCGCCGGCACCTACTCGCTCTCGCTCCAGCAGAGCCTGTACGCCATGGGCGCGCGGGTCGTCGAACACCGCCCGGAGATCGAGGAGATCCGCTTCTCCCTGCCCAACAAGCACCACTTCCGGGTCGACCTGGAGCCCTTCGGGCTGAAGAACGACGCCGGGGACGGCGCCGTCTACTTCGCCGCCGACCGCCCGTACGGTCTGATCGAGGCGACCGTCCTGCGCGCCGGCGCGGACGCCCGGATCCCCGACGACATGACCAACCTCTGA
- the uraH gene encoding hydroxyisourate hydrolase, with amino-acid sequence MSVGATSVSTHILDTSVGRPAAGVAVELSVTTGGTGDGDAGGWTAHAASATDADGRVRDLPALPAGTTRVRLVFATGPYLSEPAAEDRQDAPAHRDSGAFFPEVAVVFAVAPGEHYHVPLLLTPFGYSVYRGS; translated from the coding sequence ATGAGTGTCGGCGCCACGTCCGTCTCCACGCACATCCTGGACACCAGCGTCGGCCGCCCCGCGGCCGGGGTCGCCGTCGAACTCTCCGTCACAACCGGCGGTACGGGCGACGGGGACGCCGGCGGCTGGACCGCCCACGCCGCCTCCGCCACCGACGCCGACGGCCGCGTCCGGGACCTCCCGGCGCTGCCGGCGGGCACCACCCGCGTACGGCTGGTCTTCGCCACCGGCCCGTACCTCAGCGAACCAGCAGCCGAGGACCGGCAGGACGCCCCCGCGCACCGGGACAGCGGCGCCTTCTTCCCGGAGGTGGCGGTGGTCTTCGCCGTTGCCCCCGGCGAGCACTACCACGTGCCGCTGCTGCTCACCCCGTTCGGCTACTCCGTATACCGAGGGAGCTAG
- the uraD gene encoding 2-oxo-4-hydroxy-4-carboxy-5-ureidoimidazoline decarboxylase — MTSRVPPGLARLNSAGEQAVAALLHEVCAAGPWMAAVAAGRPYRDPAHLYAAAEAALAALDDAGLAEAMAGHPPIGRPAPGDPVSAREQRGVAGAPEELRAELRELNLAYQERFGHVFLICATGLGAVRMRDALRARLGNAPEREREIARGELGKINRIRLTRLVEAEGA, encoded by the coding sequence GTGACTTCGCGCGTTCCGCCGGGCCTCGCCCGGCTCAACTCCGCCGGTGAGCAGGCCGTTGCCGCGCTGCTGCACGAGGTGTGCGCCGCGGGCCCCTGGATGGCGGCCGTGGCCGCGGGCCGCCCCTACCGGGACCCCGCGCACCTGTACGCCGCCGCCGAGGCGGCGCTCGCCGCACTCGACGACGCCGGGCTGGCCGAGGCGATGGCCGGGCATCCGCCCATCGGCAGGCCGGCGCCGGGCGACCCGGTGTCGGCGCGCGAGCAGCGGGGCGTGGCGGGGGCGCCGGAGGAGCTGCGGGCGGAGCTGCGGGAGCTGAACCTCGCGTACCAGGAGCGGTTCGGGCACGTCTTCCTGATCTGCGCGACCGGCCTCGGCGCCGTGCGGATGCGCGACGCGCTGCGCGCGCGCCTCGGCAACGCGCCGGAGCGGGAGCGGGAGATCGCGCGCGGCGAGCTGGGCAAGATCAACCGTATCCGGCTGACCCGCCTCGTCGAAGCAGAAGGAGCCTGA
- a CDS encoding helix-turn-helix domain-containing protein: MTVPADHPFVAAVKPLVDAMGGEMVPPEAAEGDDVVLSWEGRPTVAVRLPHLADSLDHMLAELERRHGVPLARLDRKAKQQVVRVLETRGAFSVRHGVETVAGALGVSRFTIYNYLNREAAQGPPPGDG; the protein is encoded by the coding sequence ATGACGGTGCCCGCGGACCACCCGTTCGTCGCCGCGGTCAAGCCGCTGGTCGACGCGATGGGCGGGGAGATGGTCCCGCCGGAGGCGGCGGAGGGCGACGACGTCGTGCTGTCCTGGGAGGGCCGGCCGACGGTGGCGGTGCGGCTGCCCCATCTGGCGGACTCGCTCGACCACATGCTCGCGGAGCTGGAGCGCCGCCACGGAGTGCCGCTCGCACGGCTCGACCGCAAGGCGAAGCAGCAGGTCGTACGGGTGCTGGAGACCCGCGGCGCGTTCTCCGTACGGCACGGGGTGGAGACGGTGGCCGGCGCGCTGGGCGTCAGCAGGTTCACCATCTACAACTACCTGAACAGGGAAGCCGCGCAGGGCCCGCCGCCGGGGGACGGCTGA
- a CDS encoding FAD-dependent monooxygenase — protein sequence MAVAGAGLGGLAAAAALVRQGLEVAVYEQRPRLPEDETALHLAPNGTRVLQRWGLGTQLLALAVQPVALEFREWSDGSLTWRQPLGGMGPGAFAAPYCTLLTDELYDLLLARLPQERIRLGRRLSGFRETADGVELEFADGGSATADVLVGADGVRSLVRSRLIGTPRRVYHGTTAYSGALQAGEVPGLARDRITVWLGPEARMVAAPVSEGEQIGFVAVVPFRSRTAGQHPVRGQPAALAADFGGWAPDVKAITAAAGGIRSWTPYDHAPLRRWGSGRVTLLGDAAHPMLPYHGQGVSQCLEDAVALAHHLATAPTPAQALRRYEALRLPHTARVQLGSRANAFRPAAVPDVAWAQVYDIEEHLPD from the coding sequence GTGGCTGTCGCAGGCGCCGGGCTCGGCGGGCTCGCCGCCGCGGCGGCGCTCGTCCGGCAGGGCCTGGAGGTCGCCGTCTACGAACAGCGGCCCCGGCTGCCGGAGGACGAGACGGCACTGCACCTCGCGCCCAACGGCACCCGCGTCCTCCAGCGCTGGGGCCTGGGCACGCAGTTGCTCGCGCTCGCCGTACAGCCGGTCGCGCTGGAGTTCCGCGAGTGGAGCGACGGCTCGCTGACCTGGCGGCAGCCGCTCGGCGGCATGGGCCCGGGCGCCTTCGCGGCTCCGTACTGCACCCTGCTCACCGACGAGTTGTACGACCTGCTCCTCGCCCGGCTGCCGCAGGAGCGCATCCGGCTGGGCCGCCGGCTGTCCGGCTTCAGGGAAACGGCGGACGGCGTGGAGCTGGAGTTCGCGGACGGGGGCAGCGCGACGGCCGACGTGCTGGTGGGCGCCGACGGCGTGCGCTCGCTGGTGCGCTCCCGGCTGATCGGCACGCCCCGGCGCGTCTACCACGGCACCACCGCCTACAGCGGTGCGCTCCAGGCCGGCGAGGTGCCGGGGCTTGCCCGCGACCGGATCACGGTGTGGCTCGGCCCGGAGGCCCGCATGGTGGCCGCGCCGGTGTCGGAGGGCGAGCAGATCGGCTTCGTCGCCGTGGTGCCGTTCCGGAGCCGGACCGCAGGACAGCACCCGGTACGCGGCCAACCCGCCGCGCTGGCGGCGGACTTCGGCGGCTGGGCGCCGGACGTCAAGGCGATCACGGCCGCGGCGGGCGGCATCCGGTCGTGGACGCCGTACGACCACGCCCCGCTCAGGCGGTGGGGCAGCGGCCGCGTCACGCTCCTCGGCGACGCCGCGCACCCGATGCTGCCGTACCACGGGCAGGGTGTCAGCCAGTGCCTGGAGGACGCCGTGGCCCTCGCCCACCACCTGGCCACGGCCCCCACGCCGGCGCAGGCGCTGCGCCGGTACGAGGCGCTGCGGCTGCCGCACACCGCCCGGGTGCAGCTCGGCTCGCGCGCCAACGCCTTCCGCCCCGCCGCCGTACCGGACGTCGCCTGGGCGCAGGTCTACGACATCGAGGAACACCTGCCGGACTGA
- a CDS encoding response regulator — protein sequence MSIRVVVADDQALLRGSFRVLVETAPGLSVVGEAATGAEAVGLAAAELPDVVLMDVRMPGVDGIEATRQICGSSATAGVRVLILTMFDLDEYVYGALRAGASGFLLKDTPPAELLRAIRVVARGQALLAPSVTQRLIRHFSRLPEPLPDLPRDLTRVTVREQEVLVLVARGLANGEIADRLGLSLPTVKSHVSHLLTKLDARDRIQLVITAYETGLVTPSRR from the coding sequence ATGTCGATCCGAGTCGTGGTCGCCGACGACCAGGCGCTGCTGCGCGGGAGCTTCCGGGTGCTGGTCGAGACGGCGCCCGGGCTCAGCGTGGTGGGCGAGGCGGCGACCGGGGCGGAGGCGGTGGGACTGGCGGCGGCGGAGCTGCCGGACGTGGTGCTGATGGACGTACGGATGCCGGGGGTCGACGGCATCGAGGCGACGCGGCAGATCTGCGGCTCGTCCGCGACGGCCGGGGTGCGGGTGCTGATCCTGACGATGTTCGACCTCGACGAGTACGTGTACGGGGCGCTGCGCGCGGGCGCGAGCGGCTTCCTGCTCAAGGACACCCCGCCGGCGGAACTGCTGCGCGCGATCCGGGTCGTGGCCCGGGGGCAGGCGCTGCTGGCGCCGTCGGTGACGCAGCGCCTGATCCGCCACTTCAGCCGGCTGCCGGAGCCGCTGCCGGACCTACCGCGGGATCTGACGCGGGTGACGGTGCGGGAGCAGGAGGTGCTGGTGCTGGTGGCGCGCGGGCTGGCGAACGGGGAGATCGCGGACCGGCTGGGGCTGAGCCTGCCGACGGTGAAGTCCCACGTGAGCCACCTCCTGACGAAGCTGGACGCCCGCGACCGCATCCAACTGGTCATCACCGCCTACGAAACCGGCCTGGTAACCCCCTCCCGCCGGTAA
- a CDS encoding response regulator, translating into MTAVRVYVVDDHPVFRDGVRVALENVPDLEIAGESGAGEDALTALAEPDARVDVVLMDLHLPGCSGVEATRQLNSPRRGGPSPRVLVMSASVEDDAVVAALRAGAYGYLDKAASRAELLGAVRCVAAGGAVFSPAVAERLSRYFSALHTVPAGRAFPQLTQREREVLDLIARSYNNRRIARELVLSEKTVRNHISNIFTKLGVQDRIAAMLRAREAGLGE; encoded by the coding sequence ATGACCGCGGTGCGGGTGTACGTCGTGGACGACCACCCGGTGTTCAGGGACGGGGTGCGGGTGGCGCTGGAGAACGTGCCGGACCTGGAGATCGCGGGCGAGTCGGGGGCGGGCGAGGACGCGCTGACGGCGCTGGCGGAGCCGGACGCGCGGGTGGACGTGGTGCTGATGGACCTCCATCTGCCGGGCTGTTCTGGGGTGGAGGCGACGCGGCAGCTCAACTCCCCGCGCCGCGGAGGTCCTTCGCCGCGGGTGCTGGTGATGTCGGCGTCGGTGGAGGACGACGCGGTGGTGGCGGCGCTGCGTGCGGGCGCGTACGGGTACCTCGACAAGGCGGCGTCGCGGGCGGAGCTGCTGGGGGCGGTGCGGTGTGTGGCGGCGGGCGGCGCGGTCTTCAGCCCGGCGGTGGCGGAGCGGCTGAGCCGGTACTTCTCGGCGCTGCACACGGTGCCGGCGGGGCGGGCGTTCCCGCAGTTGACGCAGCGGGAGCGGGAGGTGCTGGACCTGATCGCGCGCAGCTACAACAACCGGCGGATCGCGCGGGAGCTGGTGCTGTCGGAGAAGACGGTGCGCAACCACATCTCGAACATCTTCACGAAGCTGGGCGTCCAGGACCGGATAGCGGCGATGCTGCGGGCGCGGGAGGCGGGGTTGGGGGAGTGA
- a CDS encoding sensor histidine kinase, whose translation METHAVVKERPERGVQAALRLLAARIRDDVRPAEAVTLACELAVAHLGVAGAALRTLRRGAAAGCRARAGEPAAPAVRRPLVHQGEVYGVFSFYAPPRGCGLDTYVDQLAPMVAALVLREELRRRGDQVVAAREAERHRLRRDLHDGLGGNLASIRLRLETAADLLVHEPRGRRLVADAARTAAGINAEIRSVIDDLRPPDLAEAGLAGALVRLAARHDGSGTEVRARVPRRLRALHPAVEVAAYRIAAEGLTNALRHAAARTVQLGVWTSATALRLDIADDGQGRPPRRPLGLGIASMARRAEEVGGTLRILPRTDLPHGTLVRALLPGGTV comes from the coding sequence GTGGAGACCCATGCCGTGGTGAAGGAGCGCCCCGAGCGGGGCGTCCAGGCCGCGTTGCGGTTACTCGCCGCACGGATACGCGACGACGTGCGGCCGGCGGAGGCGGTCACGCTGGCCTGCGAGCTGGCGGTCGCCCACCTCGGCGTCGCAGGCGCCGCCCTGCGCACGCTGCGCCGCGGCGCAGCGGCCGGCTGCCGGGCCCGGGCCGGCGAGCCCGCGGCCCCCGCGGTGCGCCGGCCGCTGGTCCACCAGGGCGAGGTCTACGGGGTGTTCAGCTTCTACGCGCCGCCGCGCGGCTGCGGCCTCGATACGTACGTGGACCAACTGGCCCCGATGGTCGCCGCGCTGGTGCTGCGCGAGGAGCTGCGCCGCCGCGGCGACCAGGTCGTCGCCGCCCGCGAGGCCGAGCGGCACCGGCTCCGCCGCGACCTGCACGACGGCCTCGGCGGCAACCTCGCCAGCATCCGGCTGCGCCTGGAGACCGCGGCCGACCTGCTCGTGCACGAGCCCCGGGGCCGCCGCCTCGTCGCCGACGCCGCCCGCACCGCCGCCGGCATCAACGCCGAGATCCGCTCGGTCATCGACGACCTGCGGCCCCCCGACCTGGCCGAGGCGGGGCTCGCCGGCGCGCTCGTCCGGCTCGCCGCCCGCCACGACGGCAGCGGCACGGAGGTACGGGCCCGGGTGCCGCGGCGGCTGCGCGCGCTGCACCCGGCGGTGGAGGTGGCCGCGTACCGGATCGCCGCCGAGGGGCTGACCAACGCGCTGCGGCACGCCGCGGCCCGTACCGTCCAGCTCGGGGTCTGGACGTCGGCCACGGCGCTGCGCCTGGACATCGCGGACGACGGCCAGGGCCGCCCGCCGCGGCGCCCGCTGGGCCTGGGCATCGCGTCGATGGCGCGGCGCGCGGAGGAGGTGGGCGGCACGCTGCGGATACTGCCGCGGACGGACCTGCCGCACGGGACGCTGGTGCGCGCGCTGCTGCCGGGAGGGACGGTATGA